One region of bacterium genomic DNA includes:
- a CDS encoding type IV pilus twitching motility protein PilT, which produces MIDSSQIEMSELLQLVVDEGASDLHLTVGVPPVLRLHGRMQAIDASVLKPEDTERFMKSITSEDHQQRVREGGGTDFGFGFGTVARFRVSVLKAKGNVGMVLRQIPTKLMSLDGIGLPPQVKELIFRPRGLILVTGPTGSGKTTTLASMLNLINEERDLHIITIEDPIEYYHPHKKSVVTQREIGVDVPSFGEALRRALRQDPDVILVGEMRDLETMMAAITAAETGHLVFATLHTTGAARTVDRIVDAFPMGQQAQVRTQLASGLVAVISQLLLVRADAPGRVAAFEIMISTPAIQSLVREGKTYRITSEIQTGAKWGMITLDAHLMALYQAGRINYEDLITKSQDPESIVLKLEEAHKNKKR; this is translated from the coding sequence ATGATCGATAGCAGCCAGATTGAGATGAGCGAATTGCTTCAGCTTGTCGTGGATGAAGGGGCCTCGGATTTGCATCTTACCGTGGGAGTCCCACCCGTACTGCGCCTTCATGGCCGCATGCAGGCTATTGATGCCTCAGTGCTGAAGCCGGAAGATACTGAGCGCTTCATGAAGAGCATTACTTCGGAAGATCATCAGCAGAGAGTCAGGGAAGGCGGGGGAACAGACTTCGGTTTCGGCTTTGGTACAGTGGCTCGTTTCCGTGTCAGCGTCCTCAAGGCCAAAGGGAACGTCGGGATGGTTCTGCGCCAGATCCCCACCAAGCTTATGTCGCTGGATGGGATCGGGCTACCTCCGCAAGTTAAAGAATTGATTTTCCGGCCTCGGGGCCTGATTTTGGTTACCGGTCCGACTGGATCCGGGAAAACCACAACACTCGCCTCGATGTTGAATCTGATTAACGAGGAACGCGATCTGCATATTATAACCATTGAGGATCCCATTGAGTATTATCATCCTCATAAAAAATCCGTGGTGACTCAGCGGGAAATTGGTGTGGACGTCCCCTCATTTGGTGAGGCCTTGCGCCGGGCGTTGCGCCAGGATCCTGACGTCATTCTTGTCGGTGAAATGCGCGATCTGGAAACCATGATGGCTGCCATCACGGCGGCGGAAACCGGACACTTGGTTTTTGCCACACTGCATACGACCGGGGCTGCCCGTACGGTTGATCGTATTGTGGATGCCTTCCCCATGGGGCAGCAGGCCCAGGTTCGCACCCAGTTGGCCTCCGGACTTGTGGCGGTGATTTCACAGTTGCTTCTTGTGCGGGCAGATGCGCCGGGACGTGTCGCTGCGTTCGAAATCATGATTTCCACGCCGGCCATTCAGTCCTTGGTCCGTGAAGGTAAAACCTATCGTATTACATCAGAAATTCAGACGGGCGCCAAATGGGGCATGATTACCTTGGACGCACATCTCATGGCGCTTTACCAGGCAGGACGGATCAACTACGAGGATCTGATTACAAAGTCTCAGGATCCGGAGTCGATTGTGTTGAAACTGGAAGAGGCTCATAAGAATAAGAAAAGGTAA
- the trxB gene encoding thioredoxin-disulfide reductase, which yields MENVIIVGTGPAGLTAAIYLARANLKPVVIEGMQPGGQLTTTTDVENYPGFPEGIDGTALVMKMREQAERFGARFVGGDVVQADFSGSSKKLILEGGQALESTVVVIASGARAMYLGLASETKLMGRGVSACATCDGALYRDVPVAVVGGGDTAMEEALFLTRFASKVSLIHRRHEFRASKIMSDRVINHPEIEIHWDSVVEEVLDVARNEVTGLRLKNIKTGAISEIPVMALFAAIGHEPNTKPFKGILDMNEKGYLVTRHTVTNIPGIFAAGDVQDAHYRQAITAAGTGCMAALEAERYIGSLGG from the coding sequence ATGGAAAATGTAATCATTGTCGGAACCGGCCCCGCGGGTTTAACCGCGGCCATTTATTTAGCCCGCGCCAATCTTAAGCCTGTGGTCATCGAGGGGATGCAGCCTGGCGGGCAGTTGACGACGACTACCGATGTGGAGAACTATCCGGGCTTCCCTGAAGGTATTGATGGTACTGCGCTGGTTATGAAAATGCGCGAACAGGCCGAGCGTTTTGGTGCTCGTTTTGTGGGTGGTGATGTCGTGCAGGCCGATTTTTCCGGGAGTTCAAAAAAGCTTATTCTTGAAGGTGGCCAGGCGCTTGAGTCCACAGTCGTAGTGATTGCTTCCGGTGCTCGTGCCATGTATTTGGGCCTCGCCTCCGAAACCAAATTGATGGGGCGGGGTGTTTCCGCTTGTGCCACTTGTGATGGGGCACTGTACCGCGATGTCCCTGTGGCGGTGGTCGGTGGGGGGGATACGGCCATGGAGGAGGCTTTATTTTTGACACGGTTTGCGTCTAAAGTGTCTCTGATTCATCGGCGTCATGAATTCCGCGCTTCAAAAATCATGTCAGATCGAGTCATCAACCATCCCGAAATTGAAATCCATTGGGATTCAGTTGTTGAGGAGGTTTTGGATGTGGCGCGGAATGAAGTGACCGGGCTGCGTTTGAAGAATATTAAAACGGGGGCCATTTCCGAGATTCCCGTCATGGCGCTGTTTGCGGCGATCGGACATGAGCCTAACACCAAGCCCTTTAAAGGGATTCTGGATATGAATGAGAAGGGGTATCTGGTAACGCGGCATACCGTGACCAATATTCCTGGGATATTTGCCGCCGGAGATGTGCAAGATGCCCATTATAGGCAGGCAATTACTGCGGCCGGAACAGGCTGCATGGCGGCACTTGAGGCGGAACGTTATATCGGCAGTCTTGGCGGATGA
- a CDS encoding lytic transglycosylase domain-containing protein, which yields MNALSRGACGFILISAVLLIPLTGSLWAYRFEICYYRNRDCIDNAAARYQVPTKLVAAVIWQETRFNPLCRGKAGEIGFMQIMPSSASEWAKAEHIQNFDTESLFDPGTNVLAGTWYLGRAIKRWKSQADPLPYALAEYNAGRSNATRWDRINAINPQEFTNVISYPTTRSYVKTVLRNYRSFGQPWKRWGKE from the coding sequence ATGAACGCTCTGTCTCGGGGGGCCTGTGGCTTCATTCTTATTTCTGCGGTACTGCTGATTCCTTTGACTGGCAGTTTATGGGCCTATCGTTTTGAGATTTGTTACTATCGCAATCGCGACTGTATTGATAATGCCGCGGCACGTTATCAGGTACCCACGAAACTTGTTGCCGCAGTCATTTGGCAGGAGACCCGGTTTAATCCCCTGTGTCGCGGCAAAGCAGGAGAAATCGGGTTTATGCAAATTATGCCTTCCAGCGCCAGTGAATGGGCCAAGGCCGAGCACATTCAAAATTTTGATACGGAAAGCCTTTTTGATCCCGGCACCAATGTTTTGGCAGGCACCTGGTATCTCGGCCGCGCTATTAAACGATGGAAAAGTCAGGCGGACCCACTTCCCTATGCACTGGCCGAATACAATGCGGGTCGCTCTAATGCCACGCGTTGGGATCGGATTAATGCCATAAACCCACAGGAATTCACCAACGTGATCAGTTACCCAACCACCCGGTCCTATGTAAAGACGGTGTTGCGCAATTACCGGTCGTTTGGTCAACCATGGAAACGATGGGGAAAAGAGTGA
- a CDS encoding GspE/PulE family protein: protein MPDVHHNELILQLLESHGLVTPEQLQEISEEHQRSGKPVRDIIINIDVCPEDTLLKMIAESLGTRVVNLAATDIPPEVVHSISASVARMYMVVPVERGINSVTLATCDLMSPATMDELAFVLTKDVSLVMAREEDIRAHVNQLYGDESTSVSDMLNALESEIDQADKYLELNTTQEDTRGIEEAAGSAPVIRFVNLMLYQAVQDRASDIHFEPFENEFKIRYRVDGALYEMAPPPKRLAIPVISRLKVMSGLNIAERRLPQDGRIQLTIGGRQIDFRVSCLPTQFGESVVLRVLDRGVVSLDLDNLGMPDDILKKLLLDLDKPNGIIVVTGPTGSGKTTTLYSALRRLNTTESKLLTAEDPVEYEIDGIIQVPVNDAIGNTFERVLRAFLRQDPDVLMIGEIRDLTTAHIAIHASLTGHLVFSTLHTNDAAGAVTRLIDMEVEPYLISSTMEAVVGQRLVRKVCDSCKTAFKPEDKMLERLGLTRQDVGEQNFYYGTGCGQCNNTGYKGRKGIYEYLSISDPIRELINQRQPTLVIRDKAIQLGMRTLRQDGIKNILDGYTTVEEVLRYT, encoded by the coding sequence ATGCCGGATGTTCATCACAACGAACTGATTCTTCAATTACTGGAGTCGCATGGTCTGGTGACCCCCGAACAGCTCCAGGAAATTAGTGAGGAGCATCAACGCAGCGGTAAGCCGGTGCGCGATATCATCATTAATATTGATGTTTGTCCTGAAGACACGCTTCTGAAGATGATTGCCGAGAGCCTGGGAACCCGAGTTGTGAATCTGGCCGCAACCGATATTCCGCCGGAGGTGGTTCACTCCATTTCCGCCAGTGTGGCGCGTATGTATATGGTGGTGCCAGTCGAACGGGGGATTAACTCGGTTACCTTGGCGACGTGTGACTTGATGAGTCCGGCCACCATGGATGAGCTGGCCTTTGTTTTGACCAAGGACGTTTCTCTGGTGATGGCGCGCGAAGAAGATATCCGGGCGCACGTCAATCAGCTTTACGGCGATGAGAGCACTTCTGTAAGCGACATGCTCAATGCGCTGGAATCTGAAATCGATCAGGCCGATAAGTATCTTGAACTGAATACTACCCAGGAGGATACCCGCGGCATTGAAGAAGCTGCAGGATCAGCCCCGGTCATCCGGTTCGTTAATCTCATGCTATATCAGGCGGTTCAGGACCGGGCATCGGATATCCACTTTGAGCCGTTTGAGAATGAATTCAAGATCCGGTATCGTGTGGATGGGGCTTTGTATGAAATGGCTCCTCCGCCCAAACGGCTGGCCATCCCTGTCATTTCACGACTTAAGGTCATGTCAGGTTTGAATATTGCAGAACGGCGTTTGCCTCAGGATGGCCGTATTCAATTGACCATCGGGGGTAGACAGATCGATTTTCGTGTTTCTTGTCTGCCTACTCAATTTGGCGAAAGCGTCGTGCTGCGTGTATTGGATCGCGGGGTTGTCTCGTTGGATCTTGATAATCTCGGGATGCCTGATGACATTCTTAAAAAGTTATTGCTCGATCTCGATAAACCGAATGGTATCATCGTTGTCACCGGGCCTACCGGGTCTGGAAAAACGACTACGTTGTATTCCGCTTTGCGGCGTTTGAATACGACGGAGTCGAAGCTGTTGACCGCTGAAGATCCCGTCGAATACGAAATTGATGGAATTATTCAGGTTCCGGTCAATGATGCGATTGGCAACACCTTTGAACGCGTTTTGCGTGCCTTTTTGCGGCAAGATCCGGATGTGTTGATGATTGGTGAAATTCGTGATTTGACGACGGCGCATATTGCCATTCATGCCTCGCTCACAGGACATCTGGTTTTCAGTACCCTTCATACCAATGATGCGGCCGGTGCGGTAACCCGTTTGATTGACATGGAAGTGGAACCTTATTTGATTTCTTCAACCATGGAGGCGGTAGTGGGGCAGCGGCTGGTTCGCAAGGTGTGCGACAGTTGTAAGACGGCTTTCAAGCCTGAAGACAAGATGCTGGAACGCCTGGGGCTCACTCGGCAGGATGTGGGGGAACAGAATTTTTATTACGGGACCGGTTGTGGGCAATGCAACAATACCGGTTACAAGGGGCGAAAAGGCATTTATGAGTACCTGAGCATTTCGGATCCGATTCGTGAGTTGATCAATCAGCGTCAACCCACCTTGGTTATCCGAGATAAGGCAATCCAGTTAGGGATGCGCACATTGCGTCAGGATGGGATTAAAAATATACTCGACGGCTATACGACTGTCGAAGAAGTGTTGCGGTATACATAA
- the gspE gene encoding type II secretion system ATPase GspE has protein sequence MTSNDEYVLEVLKEEGLVADEQIELARQRMPMHSSVVDTFISTKVLTFEEILSVLSSRFGMEMISLVNLHIPPEAITAVPVDIARKYKVMPVSKHDNVLTVAIGDPLEVDTLDSLRYLLKCDIEGVVALPAEITVALDRYYATEASMETMIDQLTEGTVAMVSAGRADLREDVDVSESDVPIIKLVSLIIYEAHRNRASDIHLEPLEKRFRVRYRIDGVMQEVDSPPKRLQAAIISRVKIMANMKIAEKRVPQDGRIQVNVKGRELDLRVSTVPTGHGESIVMRILDKQNLALGLPKLGFLADDQETFTRLIGLPDGIILVTGPTGSGKTTTLYACLNFVNKPDRKIITVEDPVEYQMSGINQVHVREDIGLTFATALRSILRQAPNIVMIGEIRDNETARIATEAALTGHLVFSTLHTNDAPSAITRLQDIGVKPFLVASSVRAIIAQRLVRTVCEHCREEHKPTANELLLLGAAAEQFAGVQLYRGRGCNKCALTGYSGRAGIFEILIINDEIQRMIFGKISSIEIRQKARELGMRTLREDGLRKVVIGTTTLDEVLRATMGDAL, from the coding sequence TTGACCTCAAACGATGAATATGTTTTGGAGGTCCTCAAGGAAGAGGGCCTGGTCGCCGATGAGCAGATTGAATTGGCTCGACAGCGCATGCCCATGCATAGCTCTGTAGTGGATACCTTCATCAGTACGAAGGTGCTCACCTTTGAAGAAATCCTTTCAGTCCTTTCCAGCCGTTTTGGTATGGAAATGATTTCCCTCGTAAATCTCCATATCCCCCCTGAGGCGATTACGGCGGTGCCGGTTGATATCGCGCGCAAATACAAGGTCATGCCTGTCTCCAAGCATGATAACGTATTGACGGTGGCCATCGGTGACCCCTTGGAGGTCGATACCCTTGATAGTCTGCGCTATTTGCTTAAATGTGACATTGAAGGGGTGGTTGCTCTTCCCGCTGAGATCACGGTTGCGTTGGATCGCTATTATGCGACCGAAGCTTCCATGGAGACCATGATTGATCAGCTCACCGAGGGTACGGTCGCCATGGTGAGTGCCGGACGGGCAGATTTGCGGGAGGATGTTGATGTTTCCGAGTCCGATGTGCCCATTATCAAGTTGGTCAGTTTGATCATCTATGAAGCGCATCGAAACCGTGCTTCTGATATTCATCTGGAGCCGCTGGAAAAGCGATTCCGTGTGCGATATCGCATTGATGGTGTCATGCAGGAGGTGGATAGTCCCCCGAAGCGCCTGCAGGCGGCGATTATCAGCCGTGTTAAAATCATGGCGAACATGAAAATTGCCGAAAAACGTGTTCCCCAGGATGGTCGTATTCAGGTAAACGTCAAAGGTCGTGAGTTGGATCTGCGTGTGTCGACGGTCCCCACCGGGCATGGCGAGAGTATTGTCATGCGTATTCTCGACAAGCAAAATTTGGCTCTGGGACTGCCTAAACTGGGATTTCTTGCTGATGATCAGGAGACTTTCACCCGGTTGATCGGTTTGCCGGATGGGATTATTCTGGTTACCGGCCCGACTGGGTCAGGCAAAACGACGACACTTTATGCCTGTCTTAATTTCGTCAATAAGCCTGACCGAAAAATCATCACGGTTGAGGATCCCGTCGAATATCAAATGTCAGGTATCAATCAAGTGCATGTTCGAGAGGATATCGGGCTGACTTTCGCAACTGCGCTCCGTTCGATTTTACGTCAGGCACCGAATATTGTAATGATTGGTGAAATTCGGGACAACGAAACTGCACGTATTGCGACTGAGGCAGCATTGACCGGTCATCTCGTGTTCAGCACCTTGCACACCAATGATGCTCCGAGTGCCATTACGCGTTTGCAGGATATTGGCGTAAAACCATTTTTGGTTGCCTCGTCTGTGCGTGCGATTATCGCGCAGCGATTGGTCCGAACCGTGTGTGAACATTGCCGGGAGGAGCATAAGCCTACGGCTAATGAATTGCTTCTTCTCGGAGCCGCTGCCGAGCAGTTCGCCGGAGTTCAACTTTATCGTGGGCGCGGTTGCAACAAGTGCGCGCTTACCGGGTATTCGGGCCGGGCTGGTATTTTCGAAATTCTCATCATCAATGATGAAATTCAAAGAATGATTTTTGGTAAAATTTCGTCGATTGAGATCCGCCAGAAAGCACGTGAGCTGGGGATGAGAACGCTGCGAGAAGATGGTTTAAGGAAAGTTGTGATCGGGACAACAACCCTGGATGAAGTGTTACGCGCCACCATGGGAGATGCATTATAA